One segment of Plasmodium gaboni strain SY75 chromosome 3, whole genome shotgun sequence DNA contains the following:
- a CDS encoding stomatin-like protein, which yields MNTFFLSRFRGGTIFLQKYEKILNPAKGYHTYNYIFQNNKNIINHKKNKNLFLCEKRNFYTSNDGKKYTKKFWNHLGFVIIPQQTAYIVERLGKYNKTLLAGIHFLIPFIDKIAYVFSLKEETITIPNQTAITKDNVTLNIDGVLYIKCDNPYNSSYAIEDAVFAVTQLAQVTMRSELGKLTLDATFLERDNLNEKLVKAINESAKNWGIKCMRYEIRDIILPVNIKNAMEKQAEAERRKRAEILQSEGERESEINIAIGKKRKSILIAEGQSFAIKAKADATAEAIEIISNKIKKLDSNNAISLLVAEQYIDVFSNICKNNNTVIIPADLNNISSLISQSLSIYNNIQNSKKENNQIHTLPIQKQIHSDMNN from the coding sequence agtatgagaaaatattaaacCCAGCTAAAGGGtatcatacatataattatattttccaaaataataaaaatataataaatcataaaaaaaataaaaatttgtttttatgtgaaaaaagaaatttcTATACTAGTAATGatggaaaaaaatatacaaaaaagTTTTGGAACCATTTAGGTTTTGTAATTATACCTCAACAAACAGCATATATAGTAGAAAGGTTaggaaaatataataaaacattattAGCAGgtattcattttttaataccTTTTATAGATAAAATAGCTTATGTTTTTTCATTAAAAGAAGAAACTATTACAATTCCAAATCAAACAGCTATTACAAAAGATAATGTTACTTTAAATATTGACGgagtattatatataaaatgtgACAATCCATATAATTCTTCTTATGCTATTGAAGATGCTGTTTTTGCAGTAACTCAATTAGCACAAGTTACTATGAGATCGGAATTAGGTAAATTAACCCTTGATGCAACATTTTTAGAAAGAGATAATTTAAACGAAAAACTTGTTAAGGCTATAAATGAATCAGCAAAAAACTGGGGAATAAAATGTATGAGATATGAAATTCGTGATATTATCTTACCTgtgaatataaaaaatgcTATGGAAAAACAAGCTGAAGCagaaagaagaaaaagagCTGAAATTTTACAAAGTGAAGGAGAAAGAGAAAGTGAAATTAATATAGCAATTGgaaaaaaaaggaaatcTATATTAATAGCAGAAGGACAATCTTTTGCTATCAAAGCTAAAGCTGATGCTACAGCTGAAGCTATAGAAATTatttcaaataaaataaaaaaactAGATTCAAATAATGCTATTTCTTTACTGGTTGCTGAACAATATATTGATGTTTTCTcaaatatatgtaaaaataataacacTGTCATTATACCAGCAGATCTAAATAATATCAGTAGCCTTATTTCACAATCATTGTctatttataataatattcaaaattccaaaaaggaaaataatCAAATTCATACTTTGCCAATTCAAAAACAAATCCATTCTGATATGAACAACTAA